A stretch of the Engraulis encrasicolus isolate BLACKSEA-1 chromosome 19, IST_EnEncr_1.0, whole genome shotgun sequence genome encodes the following:
- the gja1a gene encoding gap junction alpha-1 protein: MGDWSALGKLLDKVQAYSTAGGKVWLSVLFIFRILVLGTAVESAWGDEQSAFKCNTLQPGCENVCYDDSFPISHVRFWVLQIIFVSMPTLLYLSHVLYLINKEEKLLKKEDNLKAIRNQGGDVDALLQKIQQRKFKYGLEVHGKIKMRGGLLYTYIVSIILKSVFEVAFLVIQWYLYGFRLSAVYTCERFPCPHKIDCFLSRPTEKTIFIMFMLVVSLVSLGLNVIEFFYVLFKRMKDQAKERAVTQLQRSSSSHHHHHLKPPSMNEMPPPSSYVYYNDCSAPPMAMDNHLEYNLNQASVDKNNSCEIYTKQANAQNWSNYSTEQNQLGQQNKVPTYPSCPTQDFQHHYTEKVAPGKDLPGLLKQLDQRPSSRASSRARPDDLDI, encoded by the coding sequence ATGGGCGACTGGAGTGCTTTAGGGAAACTCCTTGACAAGGTCCAGGCGTACTCCACAGCGGGAGGTAAAGTCTGGCTTTCTGTGCTCTTCATCTTCCGGATACTCGTTCTGGGAACAGCGGTGGAATCGGCTTGGGGCGACGAGCAGTCGGCCTTCAAGTGCAACACGCTTCAGCCCGGCTGCGAGAACGTCTGCTATGACGACTCATTTCCCATCTCGCACGTGCGCTTTTGGGTGTTGCAGATCATCTTCGTTTCCATGCCAACGCTACTCTACCTCAGCCACGTCCTCTACCTCATCAACAAGGAGGAGAAACTCCTAAAGAAAGAGGACAACCTGAAGGCAATCAGGAACCAAGGCGGAGACGTGGACGCACTGCTTCAGAAAATTCAACAGAGGAAGTTTAAGTATGGCCTTGAGGTGCACGGAAAGATTAAAATGAGAGGGGGACTCCTTTACACTTACATTGTGAGCATCATCCTCAAGTCTGTTTTCGAAGTCGCTTTCTTAGTGATCCAGTGGTATCTTTACGGATTCCGCCTCAGTGCGGTCTACACCTGTGAGCGATTCCCCTGCCCCCACAAGATAGACTGCTTCCTCTCAAGGCCTACAGAGAAGACCATCTTCATCATGTTCATGTTGGTGGTTTCGCTCGTGTCGCTCGGCCTCAATGTCATCGAGTTCTTCTACGTCCTGTTCAAGAGGATGAAAGACCAGGCCAAGGAGAGGGCCGTGACTCAGCtccagcgcagcagcagcagccaccaccaccaccacctgaagCCACCGAGCATGAACGAGATGCCGCCTCCCTCCAGCTACGTCTACTACAACGACTGCTCAGCGCCCCCCATGGCCATGGACAACCACCTGGAGTACAACCTCAACCAGGCGTCGGTGGACAAAAACAACTCCTGCGAGATCTACACCAAGCAGGCCAACGCTCAGAACTGGTCCAACTACAGCACGGAGCAGAACCAGCTGGGGCAGCAGAACAAGGTGCCCACGTACCCGTCCTGCCCGACCCAGGACTTCCAGCACCACTACACGGAGAAGGTGGCGCCGGGTAAAGACCTGCCGGGCCTCCTGAAGCAGCTGGACCAGCGACCTAGCAGCCGGGCGAGCAGTCGAGCGCGGCCAGATGATCTTGACATCTAG